A single genomic interval of Halichondria panicea chromosome 2, odHalPani1.1, whole genome shotgun sequence harbors:
- the LOC135332080 gene encoding uncharacterized protein LOC135332080, translated as MAGRRPFGSDGVADYGTLSDPVDNYSDGSFVRLNDVVSNSVMSIKQSTQALRGLERQIGTSSDSSNIRKRIQTVIRSTMSKVTTSSQQLGELIKTAKTTGDKRQQLTANSIQQNLTSATNNFNTVVESVVGRLQEVPQPPRMSTPQSGFMDSGELDIRGDRAQLTRASPQQQRQSQQQQTTMVVSTDASYLEERADRMEELENDITQLHEIMGDIGQMVVSQGEQIDTIEKHTEEAALDVHTAHTELIKAVRLKRCSRKMRLCICCVVSTVAVAIIITIIIIVVTLTKK; from the exons ATGGCTGGCAGGAGACCGTTTGGATCTGATGGCGTGGCCGACTATGGGACCTTGTCTGACCCAGTTGACAACTACTCAG ACGGTTCTTTTGTACGACTCAACGATGTAGTCTCCAACTCAGTGATGTCCATCAAGCAGAGCA cccaaGCCCTACGCGGTTTGGAGAGGCAGATTGGTACCTCATCCGATAGCAGTAACATCCGCAAGAGAAT TCAGACGGTGATCAGATCTACAATGAGCAAAGTAACCACCTCCAGTCAACAGCTAGGAGAGCTCATCAAGACAGCCAAGACAACTGGAGAT AAACGTCAGCAGCTGACTGCCAACTCCATCCAGCAGAACCTCACCTCAGCCACCAATAACTTCAACACAGTCGTGGAGAGTGTGGTGGGGAGACTACAGGAGGTCCCTCAGCCTCCCAGGATGTCCACTCCACAATCAGGTTTCATG GACTCTGGTGAGCTGGATATACGTGGTGACAGGGCGCAGTTGACCCGGGCATCACCACAGCAACAGAGACAGTCACAGCAGCAGCAGACTACTATGGTAGTCTCCACAGACGCTTCCTACCTGGAAGAGAGGGCAGACAGAATGGAGGAATTGGAA AATGACATCACCCAGCTGCACGAGATAATGGGGGATATTGGACAAATGGTGGTGTCCCAGGGAGAGCAGATCG ACACGATAGAGAAGCACACTGAAGAGGCGGCTCTCGACGTTCACACCGCCCACACTGAGTTGATCAAGGCTGTTCGACTCAAG AGGTGTTCTCGGAAGATGAGGCTATGCATATGCTGTGTCGTCAGCACTGTCGCTGTAGCCATCATTATCACTATCATTATCATTGTGGTGACGCTTACTAAGAAATAA